In Carettochelys insculpta isolate YL-2023 chromosome 11, ASM3395843v1, whole genome shotgun sequence, a genomic segment contains:
- the LGALS12 gene encoding galectin-12 isoform X4 — protein sequence MAPTSLADFILQPPVFHPVLPYITTIFSGLTQGKMVLMQGVVLAEAERFQVDFQCGCSLMPRSDIAVHFNPRFRSRPHVICNTLQDGRWLEETKFPQLPLQKGEAFQLLFLFGQEEVQVSVNGQHFLQYCYRLPLARVDTLSVSGDITVKSIAFLATNPFDASRAEYPVAHPMQLNSSKLAVPYSHPLPQGLAPRDTITVRGLVGPVPDGFSLSLREDPSHVPLRLSACFRARALVWSSYPDEAPGRAGNLTDHFPFHPQRYFELLLVCEEGSFKLALNGIPLGQYDTPWLSWDRVTELQENQSAPAGPERKTA from the exons ATGGCCCCCACGTCTCTGGCAGATTTCATCCTCCAGCCTCCAGTTTTCCACCCG GTGCTTCCATACATCACGACAATCTTCAGCGGTTTGACCCAAGGGAAGATGGTTCTGATGCAGGGCGTGGTCCTTGCAGAGGCTGAAAG GTTCCAGGTGGATTTccagtgtggctgcagcctgaTGCCCCGGTCGGACATTGCTGTCCACTTCAACCCCCGCTTCCGCTCCCGCCCCCACGTCATCTGCAACACCCTGCAGGACGGGCGCTGGCTGGAGGAGACCaagttcccccagctgcccctgcagaagGGAGAGGCCTTCCAGCTGCTCTTCCTCTTCGGGCAGGAGGAAGTGCAG gTGAGCGTGAACGGACAGCACTTCCTGCAGTACTGCTACCGCCTGCCCCTGGCCCGAGTGGACACGCTGAGCGTGTCTGGGGACATCACGGTGAAGAGCATCGCCTTCCTGGCCACCAAC CCCTTTGACGCCAGCCGAGCGGAATACCCCGTTGCTCAC CCCATGCAGCTAAACAGCTCCAAGCTG GCTGTGCCCtactcccacccactcccccagggcctggcccccagaGACACGATTACAGTCAGAGGACTGGTTGGCCCTGTGCCTGACGG CTTCAGCCTCAGCCTGAGGGAGGACCCATCCCACGTGCCCCTGAGACTCAGCGCCTGCTTCAGAGCCAGAGCCCTGGTGTGGAGCTCCTACCCGGACGAGGCCCCGGGCCGTGCAGGGAACCTAACAGACCACTTCCCCTTTCATCCCCAGCGCTACTTTGAG CTGCTGCTTGTCTGCGAGGAGGGGAGTTTCAAACTGGCCCTCAATGGGATCCCCCTGGGCCAGTACGACACACCATGGCTCTCCTGGGACCGAGTCACAGAGCTGCAG
- the LGALS12 gene encoding galectin-12 isoform X1 — MAPTSLADFILQPPVFHPVLPYITTIFSGLTQGKMVLMQGVVLAEAERFQVDFQCGCSLMPRSDIAVHFNPRFRSRPHVICNTLQDGRWLEETKFPQLPLQKGEAFQLLFLFGQEEVQVSVNGQHFLQYCYRLPLARVDTLSVSGDITVKSIAFLATNPFDASRAEYPVAHPMQLNSSKLAVPYSHPLPQGLAPRDTITVRGLVGPVPDGFSLSLREDPSHVPLRLSACFRARALVWSSYPDEAPGRAGNLTDHFPFHPQRYFELLLVCEEGSFKLALNGIPLGQYDTPWLSWDRVTELQLLHDQPDILVLAPAAVLQLLCLSQQRLHGLHH; from the exons ATGGCCCCCACGTCTCTGGCAGATTTCATCCTCCAGCCTCCAGTTTTCCACCCG GTGCTTCCATACATCACGACAATCTTCAGCGGTTTGACCCAAGGGAAGATGGTTCTGATGCAGGGCGTGGTCCTTGCAGAGGCTGAAAG GTTCCAGGTGGATTTccagtgtggctgcagcctgaTGCCCCGGTCGGACATTGCTGTCCACTTCAACCCCCGCTTCCGCTCCCGCCCCCACGTCATCTGCAACACCCTGCAGGACGGGCGCTGGCTGGAGGAGACCaagttcccccagctgcccctgcagaagGGAGAGGCCTTCCAGCTGCTCTTCCTCTTCGGGCAGGAGGAAGTGCAG gTGAGCGTGAACGGACAGCACTTCCTGCAGTACTGCTACCGCCTGCCCCTGGCCCGAGTGGACACGCTGAGCGTGTCTGGGGACATCACGGTGAAGAGCATCGCCTTCCTGGCCACCAAC CCCTTTGACGCCAGCCGAGCGGAATACCCCGTTGCTCAC CCCATGCAGCTAAACAGCTCCAAGCTG GCTGTGCCCtactcccacccactcccccagggcctggcccccagaGACACGATTACAGTCAGAGGACTGGTTGGCCCTGTGCCTGACGG CTTCAGCCTCAGCCTGAGGGAGGACCCATCCCACGTGCCCCTGAGACTCAGCGCCTGCTTCAGAGCCAGAGCCCTGGTGTGGAGCTCCTACCCGGACGAGGCCCCGGGCCGTGCAGGGAACCTAACAGACCACTTCCCCTTTCATCCCCAGCGCTACTTTGAG CTGCTGCTTGTCTGCGAGGAGGGGAGTTTCAAACTGGCCCTCAATGGGATCCCCCTGGGCCAGTACGACACACCATGGCTCTCCTGGGACCGAGTCACAGAGCTGCAG
- the LGALS12 gene encoding galectin-12 isoform X3, translated as MAPTSLADFILQPPVFHPVLPYITTIFSGLTQGKMVLMQGVVLAEAERFQVDFQCGCSLMPRSDIAVHFNPRFRSRPHVICNTLQDGRWLEETKFPQLPLQKGEAFQLLFLFGQEEVQVSVNGQHFLQYCYRLPLARVDTLSVSGDITVKSIAFLATNPFDASRAEYPVAHPMQLNSSKLAVPYSHPLPQGLAPRDTITVRGLVGPVPDGFSLSLREDPSHVPLRLSACFRARALVWSSYPDEAPGRAGNLTDHFPFHPQRYFELLLVCEEGSFKLALNGIPLGQYDTPWLSWDRVTELQACLQALSLAQDLMQLIWAPP; from the exons ATGGCCCCCACGTCTCTGGCAGATTTCATCCTCCAGCCTCCAGTTTTCCACCCG GTGCTTCCATACATCACGACAATCTTCAGCGGTTTGACCCAAGGGAAGATGGTTCTGATGCAGGGCGTGGTCCTTGCAGAGGCTGAAAG GTTCCAGGTGGATTTccagtgtggctgcagcctgaTGCCCCGGTCGGACATTGCTGTCCACTTCAACCCCCGCTTCCGCTCCCGCCCCCACGTCATCTGCAACACCCTGCAGGACGGGCGCTGGCTGGAGGAGACCaagttcccccagctgcccctgcagaagGGAGAGGCCTTCCAGCTGCTCTTCCTCTTCGGGCAGGAGGAAGTGCAG gTGAGCGTGAACGGACAGCACTTCCTGCAGTACTGCTACCGCCTGCCCCTGGCCCGAGTGGACACGCTGAGCGTGTCTGGGGACATCACGGTGAAGAGCATCGCCTTCCTGGCCACCAAC CCCTTTGACGCCAGCCGAGCGGAATACCCCGTTGCTCAC CCCATGCAGCTAAACAGCTCCAAGCTG GCTGTGCCCtactcccacccactcccccagggcctggcccccagaGACACGATTACAGTCAGAGGACTGGTTGGCCCTGTGCCTGACGG CTTCAGCCTCAGCCTGAGGGAGGACCCATCCCACGTGCCCCTGAGACTCAGCGCCTGCTTCAGAGCCAGAGCCCTGGTGTGGAGCTCCTACCCGGACGAGGCCCCGGGCCGTGCAGGGAACCTAACAGACCACTTCCCCTTTCATCCCCAGCGCTACTTTGAG CTGCTGCTTGTCTGCGAGGAGGGGAGTTTCAAACTGGCCCTCAATGGGATCCCCCTGGGCCAGTACGACACACCATGGCTCTCCTGGGACCGAGTCACAGAGCTGCAG
- the LGALS12 gene encoding galectin-12 isoform X2, producing the protein MAPTSLADFILQPPVFHPVLPYITTIFSGLTQGKMVLMQGVVLAEAERFQVDFQCGCSLMPRSDIAVHFNPRFRSRPHVICNTLQDGRWLEETKFPQLPLQKGEAFQLLFLFGQEEVQVSVNGQHFLQYCYRLPLARVDTLSVSGDITVKSIAFLATNPFDASRAEYPVAHPMQLNSSKLAVPYSHPLPQGLAPRDTITVRGLVGPVPDGFSLSLREDPSHVPLRLSACFRARALVWSSYPDEAPGRAGNLTDHFPFHPQRYFELLLVCEEGSFKLALNGIPLGQYDTPWLSWDRVTELQEICETENLKCGFEDGTSFFFKNSSLIKIRTIC; encoded by the exons ATGGCCCCCACGTCTCTGGCAGATTTCATCCTCCAGCCTCCAGTTTTCCACCCG GTGCTTCCATACATCACGACAATCTTCAGCGGTTTGACCCAAGGGAAGATGGTTCTGATGCAGGGCGTGGTCCTTGCAGAGGCTGAAAG GTTCCAGGTGGATTTccagtgtggctgcagcctgaTGCCCCGGTCGGACATTGCTGTCCACTTCAACCCCCGCTTCCGCTCCCGCCCCCACGTCATCTGCAACACCCTGCAGGACGGGCGCTGGCTGGAGGAGACCaagttcccccagctgcccctgcagaagGGAGAGGCCTTCCAGCTGCTCTTCCTCTTCGGGCAGGAGGAAGTGCAG gTGAGCGTGAACGGACAGCACTTCCTGCAGTACTGCTACCGCCTGCCCCTGGCCCGAGTGGACACGCTGAGCGTGTCTGGGGACATCACGGTGAAGAGCATCGCCTTCCTGGCCACCAAC CCCTTTGACGCCAGCCGAGCGGAATACCCCGTTGCTCAC CCCATGCAGCTAAACAGCTCCAAGCTG GCTGTGCCCtactcccacccactcccccagggcctggcccccagaGACACGATTACAGTCAGAGGACTGGTTGGCCCTGTGCCTGACGG CTTCAGCCTCAGCCTGAGGGAGGACCCATCCCACGTGCCCCTGAGACTCAGCGCCTGCTTCAGAGCCAGAGCCCTGGTGTGGAGCTCCTACCCGGACGAGGCCCCGGGCCGTGCAGGGAACCTAACAGACCACTTCCCCTTTCATCCCCAGCGCTACTTTGAG CTGCTGCTTGTCTGCGAGGAGGGGAGTTTCAAACTGGCCCTCAATGGGATCCCCCTGGGCCAGTACGACACACCATGGCTCTCCTGGGACCGAGTCACAGAGCTGCAG gaaaTTTGTGAAACGGAAAACCTAAAATGTGGTTTTGAAGATGGAacctctttcttttttaaaaacagcagttTAATCAAAATCCGGACCATTTGCTAA